A stretch of Geomonas oryzisoli DNA encodes these proteins:
- the extS gene encoding selenite/tellurite reduction operon c-type cytochrome lipoprotein ExtS, producing the protein MAVRFPLLITLAVLLLPYQAVQAGGASCLTCHPVHYRALGSCVSCHAGDPRSDRLRIAHHDLVPGRFAWFAVPGAATTERGRDLMERFACRRCHSSAGKGNRLAADLDRLPAGVTAQAIFQALDKPALLMPQFYFDDRQKTELVNAVLAGAREAAGKGGARKGESPQVVHFEEGAGGRENIFEKRCGACHRALTRDGGGLGRGGIGPNLSGLLSEFYPKTAPGRSRWSVAALEKWLENPRKSREQTQMRPVVLRPGELDTLVALLADAKQPRRIPGPAGLSLPVSRR; encoded by the coding sequence ACCAGGCGGTGCAGGCGGGAGGAGCCTCGTGCCTCACGTGCCACCCCGTGCACTACCGTGCCCTGGGAAGCTGCGTGAGTTGCCACGCCGGCGATCCTCGGTCCGACCGGCTGCGCATCGCTCACCACGACCTGGTACCGGGGCGCTTCGCCTGGTTTGCCGTGCCGGGCGCCGCCACCACGGAGCGTGGCCGCGATCTCATGGAGAGGTTCGCCTGCCGCCGCTGTCACAGCTCGGCGGGGAAGGGGAACCGGTTGGCCGCGGACCTGGACCGGCTTCCTGCGGGGGTGACAGCGCAGGCGATTTTCCAGGCGCTCGATAAACCCGCCCTGTTGATGCCCCAGTTTTACTTTGACGACCGGCAAAAAACGGAACTGGTGAATGCAGTGCTGGCGGGGGCGCGGGAGGCTGCGGGCAAAGGGGGGGCGCGCAAGGGGGAGTCGCCCCAGGTGGTGCACTTCGAGGAAGGCGCCGGCGGCAGGGAGAACATCTTCGAGAAGCGCTGCGGTGCCTGCCACCGGGCGCTCACCCGCGACGGGGGAGGGCTGGGGCGCGGGGGGATCGGCCCGAACCTTTCCGGGCTCCTCTCGGAGTTCTATCCGAAGACGGCCCCCGGCCGCAGCCGGTGGAGCGTCGCGGCCTTGGAAAAGTGGCTGGAGAACCCGAGGAAAAGCCGGGAGCAGACCCAGATGCGCCCGGTAGTCCTGCGACCCGGCGAGTTGGACACGCTGGTTGCCCTTCTGGCGGACGCAAAACAGCCCCGCCGGATACCGGGTCCGGCGGGGCTTTCCCTCCCCGTCTCAAGGAGGTGA